The DNA region ctgtgaaaaaacGGATGCCTACAAATGTTGGTCATCCATCATCTTTGGGTAAGCTGTTGGCTTACTGTCAGTGTCACTTTATCTCTTCAATGTGGTAAGGAGTGCTTGCCTTCTGTCCTTGAAGCAATTCCAGTTTAAGttgaaagcagaaagctttgCTTGAAAAAGGCAGAACGTGCgaaatgtttgtttaaaagCTTTGTGCTGTGTGCATTGATGTGTGAATGTAGTTGAGGAAATACCTGAATTCATAGTTCTTGCTGTCCATATGGCTTTTTACAAAGATGATTCGTTACTTTCTGCGGTGATGGGTTGAAAAATGACCACAATTAAGAAGATAATTTCCAAAATATTAACACtaaaatactttcaaatgtTAATTTGTAATTCttagaattttttgttttaattttctcatttaatttcagATAACAGAAGATTTCCTGGCAACATATCACGCTAACTATGGCTTCAATGCAGATGAAACAGATAGTTCATCTGCTTCTGGCACAGCAACTGAAAATAAGCTACCACTGAGTTCTAAGACATCAGAAACACAACCATCAGCAAATGAGAAAGgaccaaaacaaacagaaccaaaacaaaaacagaaaaacgGAAACTTGAGCCAGGTAAGTGATGAAGAGTTTCTGTCTATGTAGGCTTCAACTGCATAGAACTAAATGGAAACTGTCAGTTGTTCAGTATGACCATGAAAATCAAATGTGTCTGTTATTCTGAAGTTTTTTGAAGTGATTTCAAACAAGTATGGTACTTCATGGGTATCTCTCTAAGGCTGTatataaggagaaaaagaaaattgaggCTTCTCCTTCCCTCTTACAAATCTGAGAGAACATGAACATCAGAAATATATCACCATGTGATTCCATGTTTAATATATTGGTGTGACTGAATTcaaactgttgtttttctgtttttgttttttaggatGGTTTCACGTTGAAGAAGACAGAAACACGAATGTTTATGTGACTGGTAAGTATTACCACATTTAGGTCGAAGTAAGTGAATCTTCTAAGGAAAATTGTGTTTGTCTCACTGACTTCTAATATTATGCTCAGTCTGCCATTTGCAATTGCTTAACCTTGTTTTTGACTTCATAATACCTTCATGACCTTTTCAATTGCATTTGTTGGGAAGTAATCTAAGTGACATCTATGCTTTTACCTTTTAAATGTGATATTCTGTGAGATGTAGCAGCCAAGCCCATAAACTGTcatgctttctttcattcttttttttttattgttcttagTAAGAAGAACAACTCCTCCAAACTCAAAAGGCATAGGATAAAGAGAACATACTAGAGATTAGGGAACACATAAATGTCACTATATTCtaaatttatttagaaataaaaatgtcagtggAATAATGCTTGTAAGGTAATAGCAAAAATATTGGTTCCAAAGGCattgatttattattttgtatgtaAAATTTTGCCAAGtttcctatttttcatttaaataaacacttttttttttccttcactcatgagatttaaaaataagaaataaaaagttgagTGAATGTACTCAATCCTTCTATTTTAACGTACCTGACAGGTTTACCACCAGACATTACAAAGGATGAATTTGTTCAAGTCATGTCGAAAGGTGGGATCATTATGCGAGATCCTCAGACAGAAGAGCACAAAATCAAACTTTACAAAGATAAGGAAGGAAATCTCAAAGGAGATGGCCTCTGCTGCTACCTAAAGGTCAGTGGTGCACTGAAATACTGTATTCCTTCCTGCTGAAGGCCACAGTTTCAAATGgatttcaaaagatttttgaaGTATCTGAAGTATAACATAGAACATACATGTCTGTTTTGAGCTGATGCATGTGTAGTTCTGGAATCACTGTCCGTGCATCCCATTTGTTttccccttatccagctcccTAATGAAAATGTCCATTAATACCTGAACATACTCAGAAGTATTCCTGTCTTAGGTGTCAGTGGTTATGGTGTGAAACAGGGAACCTCTTCATGTTCCACTAGAAAAATTTGTGTCCATGTGGCTGGAAACGCAAACTAGGAGATGAAAAGGAATACAGTGTAGCTGTGTATTTACAGCCCTTAACTGAGAACTGTTTTAAGTTCAGACcttgatttcagaaatgttcttgTTCCCTATATTCATCTATAAAAGTTTGGGTTGCAGTAGTATTTCCTTCATGTTTTTCAGCTGTGGATCATTTGGAAAGTTAGTTGTATGCCACTACAGTCTGCTTTAACTCTACAAGAAGCACCAGGCAGTACTAAGCAGCTACCTCGTAATCTGCATGCTAGCTTTGTGATTTAGTAGTTAGAGCTGCTTAGTGCACAAGCATAAATACAGTGTTTACTATGATTAACTTCTAGGAAAACGTTTTAAATGGCTGAACAGCCTAAATGTCAGCTGCTCTTGGAGAGGTGCTGCAATATATACAGAAAGTCAAgcacctgttctttttttttttttcttgcttttatcaGTTTGCTTGAGTGTGGGGAGTAGTTTTAATGGCACTTAATTGAAATATAAGCAATTGCTTTTCGGAGCATTGATCTGCTACAACAGTGGTGAAGAAGTACTTGTTTTACTTTGATTTAAAAACCACTGCCAGTTGTGTGTATTTCAGTGGTGGCTCTTTTTAGTTAGGGCTAAAGAAGAGATCTGGCATTATGGCTTTCAATATCAGAGAATTGATTCTTAGCACAACATTCTTAATTATATCTTATTGGATTAATTGCAGTGTGATTTTTAAGCTTGTgctctctttctgttttcacataGAGAGAATCAGTTCAACTTGCTTTGAGGCTTCTGGATGAGGCAGAAATTAGAGGCTATAAATTGCATGTTGAAGTTGCAAAATTTCAACTCAAGGGGGAGTATGATGCaagcaagaagaagaagaagtgCAAAGACTACAAGAAGAAGTTGTCTCAACAGCAgaagtttgtatttttcttttctttctgtaaaatattgcTTGAATTCATAGCACTATTAAAGTGTTGCTTTTTTCAGATTAAATGCTAAGAGTTGTACAATTCACCTGACAGTGAAACAGTGTAAATAATACATTTGAAGGGAAGGAGTTTCTATGTTAATTGTTGACTTAATAAGCTTCGTGATTACCgaattaaaataatacataGGAAACCAAGTTTCTTTCAGTTATACAAGAAATATTACATCTCAGGGGAGttaagacttctttttttcccagagtgTGAGAGTGGGTGAGTTCTGTGGTCCTAAGCTTACTTCATAAGGTAATAATTCTACATACATATACTGTTGATATGGTATTTTACTCACTGCAAATGGTGAGAGATGCTAGCTTTCTTAGCAGCAAATGTTAACGTATCTCTGTAGATTCCCACAGCTTTATGGTATGTgccattttgcatttttttaatcgTACATGTATGCATTGGGCTTATCTtttaataattgtttttctgcattttgaaagaatgtgagaattaaaaagaagaagaaagttttgAATGCATAGGACTCTTATTTTAATGTAAGCAGCATTCCACTAAACACTTCGAGTAGTAATGCCAGTATATGTTGTCACAGTTCAAGTGAGCAGTGTCTCCTTGACATCTGACCAGTTAAGAATAAAAGCAGTTTGAAATGTTTGTGCCTCAGATACGTTGGCACCCCTTGTTTTAAATTGTCTCCAGTGTTGAGAGGGGAAAACtatgaaaacagcatttgaCAGCAATTTGGATGAATAAACAATTTGAGTTCTGTAGTCATTCGGCTGTTTTGATTCTGTCTTACACAAATTGACTTCAGATGGTATTCCTTTTGGGTTGAAGATCATAATTTACTTTCAAAGCAACTTTCTTTGGAAATCCGAGTTTTCTTCAGCTCATGTAGCAGATAAAAGGAggaatttaaagattttttttttccttaaatataaaattttgaGATTTAGAATtgcaaataaatttttctttttttctttggtagTAGGATACGAAATATTCTTGAAGAAAAGCCTATTTTTATCAGAAAGCAAAGTCATAGAAAAGATACCCAAACCTAGCAGTGCAATTCAGAGTCATAGTCTCTGTATGCTGTggaacaaaatatatttcatagcAATCTCTCTGTAAGACCCAAGGAATTCTTGCATGATTGTATAAATATGAGCACCAAAATTTTACCAAGGGGAAAAGTGGACTTCTTTCTTACAAAATCTTACAAAAGATGTTGTTATTGGTGATGGATGGTTTCTGAATCTGAGTTGATATGAAAGAGGAATTAAATAtaaaggggttttttttgctgtttagaAAAGTGCTCTGAATCTTTTTCTTAAAGTAACTTAGATCTCTGTGGGTGTTTAAGTACCTTAAAACCTTAACTGCTTTGTAGGAGAAATGGTAAAATTGGATTCTTAACTGcgtttaagaaaaaattaactttgtcaaaatacatgtttttcttgATGTATTCTAAGAAATGCcaaattaatgattttttttcaacaaataCTTGTAGAAACTGAAGAGAGCCGCAACAATATCTTCTTACTGTTGCTTCATTTCATTAGACAGCTGGATTGGAGGCCTGAGAAGAAAGACGGCGCAGCTCGAATGCGACATGAACGCATCGTTATTATCAGGAATATGTTTCACCCAAAGGACTTTGAGGTACAAAGATGCAATTTGCTCCTGTAGGTTATGCTATTATAGTTAATGCTGAATGTCATGCCAtgttttttcaaagtaaatgagaaacaaatgaaaCTTACCACTTGGGCGGGATTCTGCTTGTTACAAGCATTTGCTTAAAATTCATGGAGCTGTTTCCAAAAATCCAAGTGCAGAGATGTTGATAAGAATAAGTTTTGCAAATCATCTTTTTCACAGAGTGTATCCTGCCAGTATTTCATTCTGGGATGAAAATAAGAGTCCACAGTAATTATGTGAAGGATGAAGAAGCCAGCACAAAACAACCTTATTAATAAGTTTACTTTGAGTAATTGTACTCAAATGAGGGCTGTGAACTTACAGTGGCTTTGAAAATAAAGTGTAACACTTGATTTATGAACATGTAATAGTTTGATAAATTAATTCCAAAAGTTGCTTAAATTAATCCATGTTAAATTAATCATTGCAGGAGGATCCCTTAGTGCTAAATGAGATCAGGGAAGATCTACGCACAGAATGTGAAAAGTTTGGTCAAGTAAAGAAGGTTCTCATATTTGATGTAAGTATTTCTAGATGGCTATGTTGGCAGAATTGATGTAATGTGTAGATGTATGAAGTACATAAGATTACTTCAATATGAGTGAAGCACTGTCACGTTTTCATGGATTTATTTCATGAAAAGTTGACCTCATCTTTCAATATTAGctgtttcagaaatgaatttgtAAACACTTCTCTCTACACTGATTAAAGTAGACAGTCTAGCTTTTCCTTATAACTTGGATACGTGCTACAAGTTTGGAAGTTTATAAATCAATTCCTTTGTAGCTAAACCAGCTGAAACATTTGTTTGCTATGTTCAGAAATTCTGCtctgtgtaagaaaaaaaaaaaatagagtctCAAGCAGTAGAACAAAATGTGTGAACGTgcaacttgttttaaaaaacaagatgaTATATGTTCAGGATGGAGCAATATCCGGAGTGATTTTGTAAGGCAAGCTAAAAGATGATAGAATAGATACACTATATTTGGAGTACTATTAAACAAAGCTTTTCTCTTTACAGCGACACCCTGACGGCGTAGCTTCTGTGTCGTTTAAGGAAGCGACAGAAGCTGATCTGTGCAAACTAACTCTAAATGGAAGATGGTTTGGTGGCCGTCAGCTCAGTGCTGAAACGTGGGATGGTGTAACAGATTATCAGGTAGTCTTTCACAGTTCTATTTCCTGAAATTCTTATTCTATGTCTATTAATTTGAGCAAATGCTTGTTGTCCCCCTCCCCGTCCCCCTCCTCATGTCCCTCTATTGTCCCATCTTGCTTCTGCACAAAAATTGCTACAGCCTTAAATATtcaatttgggggaaaaaaatgtaaaggacCTGTTTGTTCTTCAAAAATGTGTATTAGAGATGCAAACATAGAGGATTATTCACTGGATGTACAGATAATTAGTTCACAGGTCCTGCAGAAGTCTTGAGGTGTTACTGCAATATAAAGTTCACGTAACTTTCTCTGTATTAATGTATTCACTTTTACATGTGTAACTTCAGAGTGACATGTTTAAACATGTCTTTGATAGGTGGAGGAGACTgcaagagaaagggaagaaaggctgaaggtaTGGGGATCATTTTTAGAGGATCCTGATGCAAAGGAACAGCAAACTACATCTGATTCAGATTCCACAACGAGTAGCGTTAAAGTCCCTGAAAGCAGCCAACCTTCCAAAGTTAATGATACATCCAAGGAGGATGTAAATAATGAAGGCCATAAGAAGGAGAATAATGGTGAGGGCGTTAATGAAGATGGTGCTCCATCCACAGACAGCAGCCTTGCAGGCAGTGATGCTGAAGCAGATACATAACGTTTCCATTGCTTTATGAAAGCATGGTTTTTAGGGTGATGTTTGAGTTGATCCCTTTCTTTCAGGGTTACTGCAGACAACGTTCATGTGAATATATGCATTATTAGAAATGTCATCAACTGTGTGCTTTGAAGTTTTCATTAAAAGCGGTATTTAATGAGGTTCTAAAAGTTTATATTAATTGGCTGTTCAGGTAAAGTAACTCAAGTTGCCAAGAATAACAGCAAACTCATCAGgctttttttgttctatttatGCTTATCAATGTTTCATTATAAGTGTGAAATATGTTCCAACCCTTAAGTTTATGTAACTATATGTAActtaaaaaatgcaaagctatTGCAAGTTTTGTGgattttgtcattatttttccttggaACTTGGTATCTTATCCTTAAAGTTATTCTTGTCCTGAATACTTCTCATGATTCTATGGAATGGATGCTGTGATAAGAACAGGGTGAATGCATCAGATATGTTGCTATAC from Meleagris gallopavo isolate NT-WF06-2002-E0010 breed Aviagen turkey brand Nicholas breeding stock chromosome 9, Turkey_5.1, whole genome shotgun sequence includes:
- the HTATSF1 gene encoding LOW QUALITY PROTEIN: HIV Tat-specific factor 1 (The sequence of the model RefSeq protein was modified relative to this genomic sequence to represent the inferred CDS: inserted 1 base in 1 codon) codes for the protein MRTDSSKSLVPEERHQRTECYGASPTQTLFHPGSKTAAAPTPGLLKKSGEDGSEEFYRQLQLQQQYEAERGGEGEADPFTYVDPADGAAYEWDREKKAWFPKITEDFLATYHANYGFNADETDSSSASGTATENKLPLSSKTSETQPSANEKGPKQTEPKXKTEKRKLEPGWFHVEEDRNTNVYVTGLPPDITKDEFVQVMSKGGIIMRDPQTEEHKIKLYKDKEGNLKGDGLCCYLKRESVQLALRLLDEAEIRGYKLHVEVAKFQLKGEYDASKKKKKCKDYKKKLSQQQKQLDWRPEKKDGAARMRHERIVIIRNMFHPKDFEEDPLVLNEIREDLRTECEKFGQVKKVLIFDRHPDGVASVSFKEATEADLCKLTLNGRWFGGRQLSAETWDGVTDYQVEETAREREERLKVWGSFLEDPDAKEQQTTSDSDSTTSSVKVPESSQPSKVNDTSKEDVNNEGHKKENNGEGVNEDGAPSTDSSLAGSDAEADT